Proteins from a genomic interval of Hoplias malabaricus isolate fHopMal1 chromosome 13, fHopMal1.hap1, whole genome shotgun sequence:
- the LOC136665017 gene encoding uncharacterized protein, whose translation MHWLPLVAMVIASALLFLRCPLPRLVSTTMEPGNNIRTSSSVGYDSDDSHQDFNSSANNTESAPHRTADTHNLKDNLATSSFKEPLSQRKQSQETLAAGGHSARTGDRAGLRPQGLKGQVDTALQDIHLHMDYKPQGVRFREDGIFEGAVARVRKNMLKERDNDRTRGRITLSKDRDKGIQGKKTLLQDKVNDGTKDKKVALEDGHNQKTLLKDQDSDGTQDTKTLLKDQDIQENSMVNQQLLDLPPAYGSDEKGSKRSLMPTEVLDLGFNEALQDDEELLLLGSNPRVLFTTSPTIPKHPPLQLLLESGLFPGEEQEKDEDEEEEHSIRDVDRTKSDNAAVPSHASDSEFYRNLLLGLSATVEPSPSISSQNPRNVARHKRHAGLEGRERAACESVSKWTDRKTATDFRSRNVTVIDFETKRGKMSQLFYETKCREPKNSELSGEHGLAGGECLGVDKKHWVSECRTKDAYVKAYVKGFTTEGQVRMFWTWIRIDSSCVCVLKSKTHKNQWQGQGTR comes from the coding sequence ATGCACTGGCTTCCCCTGGTTGCCATGGTGATCGCCTCGGCCCTGCTCTTCCTTAGATGTCCTTTGCCCAGGCTTGTTTCCACAACGATGGAGCCTGGCAACAATATCAGAACCAGTTCGTCTGTGGGCTATGACTCGGACGACTCTCATCAGGACTTCAACTCCAGTGCCAACAACACAGAAAGCGCTCCACATAGAactgcagacacacacaaccTGAAGGACAACTTGGCAACTTCTTCATTTAAGGAGCCTTTATCTCAAAGGAAGCAAAGCCAGGAGACACTGGCAGCAGGAGGACACTCAGCAAGGACAGGAGATCGAGCAGGCCTCAGACCCCAAGGACTAAAAGGTCAAGTGGATACCGCTTTGCAGGACATTCACCTTCATATGGACTACAAACCTCAAGGTGTCCGGTTTCGGGAGGATGGTATTTTTGAGGGAGCTGTTGCTCGAGTCAGGAAGAACATGTTGAAAGAAAGGGACAATGACAGAACCCGGGGTAGGATCACCCTGTCGAAAGACAGGGACAAAGGAATTCAGGGTAAGAAGACATTGCTACAAGATAAGGTTAATGATGGGACTAAAGATAAGAAGGTTGCTTTGGAAGATGGGCATAATCAGAAGACTTTGCTGAAAGATCAGGACAGTGATGGAACTCAGGACACAAAAACCTTGCTGAAAGACCAGGATATCCAGGAGAACTCCATGGTGAATCAGCAGCTGCTAGACTTGCCCCCTGCATATGGCTCTGATGAAAAGGGAAGCAAAAGAAGTTTGATGCCCACGGAAGTTTTGGACTTGGGATTCAATGAAGCCCTGCAGGATGATGAAGAACTGCTGCTGCTTGGCTCCAATCCCAGAGTCCTGTTTACcacctcccctacaattcccaAACACCCTCCTCTTCAGCTCCTTCTGGAGTCAGGCCTCTTTCCTGGGGAGGAACAGGAAAAGGAtgaggatgaagaagaagagCACAGCATCAGGGATGTCGACAGGACAAAGTCGGACAATGCTGCCGTACCAAGCCACGCCAGTGACAGTGAGTTCTACAGGAACCTGCTGCTGGGTCTCTCAGCTACTGTCGAACCCTCGCCATCAATTTCTTCCCAGAACCCTCGCAACGTGGCTCGCCACAAAAGGCATGCAGGACTGGAAGGACGGGAGAGAGCTGCATGCGAGTCTGTCAGCAAGTGGACGGACAGGAAGACGGCCACGGACTTCAGGTCGCGAAATGTCACAGTGATAGACTTTGAGACCAAGAGGGGCAAAATGAGTCAGCTCTTCTATGAGACCAAGTGTCGTGAACCTAAAAACAGCGAGTTGTCCGGGGAGCATGGCTTGGCTGGGGGGGAATGCCTGGGAGTGGACAAGAAGCACTGGGTGAGCGAATGTCGGACTAAAGATGCGTACGTGAAGGCGTACGTGAAGGGCTTCACCACGGAAGGCCAAGTAAGAATGTTCTGGACCTGGATCCGCATAGACTCATCTTGCGTGTGTGTTCTGAAGTCGAAAACCCACAAGAACCAATGGCAGGGACAAGGGACCAGATGA